In Oncorhynchus masou masou isolate Uvic2021 chromosome 10, UVic_Omas_1.1, whole genome shotgun sequence, a single genomic region encodes these proteins:
- the LOC135547591 gene encoding very-long-chain (3R)-3-hydroxyacyl-CoA dehydratase 2-like — protein MSAPAMGTTKTSHNDVAPKKKRGPGALATAYLVIYNVVMTAGWLVIAVGLVRAYLARGSYHGLYYSIEKPLKFFQTGALLEILHCAVGIVPSSVVLTGFQVLSRVFLTWAVTHSVREVQNEDSVLLFVSAWTITEIIRYSFYTFSLLNHLPYLIKWARYTFFLVLYPMGVTGELLTVYAALPYVQKTGLYSVTLPNKYNFSFDYHTFLILTMVSYIPLFPQLYFHMIRQRKKVLCHVEEYKTE, from the exons ATGTCGGCACCTGCTATGGGGACCACGAAGACCTCGCACAATGATGTGGCCCCGAAGAAAAAGAGGGGACCGGGTGCACTGGCTACGGCGTATCTGGTTATATATAACGTGGTTATGACAGCTGG GTGGCTGGTCATAGCCGTGGGCCTGGTGCGGGCCTACTTGGCCAGAGGCAGCTACCATGGCCTGTACTACTCTATAGAGAAACCACTGAAGTTTTTCCAGACCGGAGCTCTTCTGGAG ATATTGCACTGTGCAGTAG GGATCGTGCCATCCTCAGTAGTTTTAACAGGGTTTCAGGTCTTGTCACGAGTCTTCCTCACCTGGGCCGTGACACACAGTGTTCGAGAG GTCCAGAATGAAGACAGTGTCCTGCTCTTTGTGTCAGCCTGGACCATCACAGAGATCATCCGTTACTCCTTCTACACTTTCAGTCTGCTCAACCACCTGCCCTACCTCATCAAATGGGCACG GTACACATTCTTCCTAGTGCTGTACCCCATGGGAGTAACTGGCGAACTGCTGACTGTCTATGCAGCCCTGCCCTACGTTCAGAAGACAGGCCTCTACTCTGTCACCCTTCCCAACAAGTACAACTTCTCATTCGACTACCACACCTTCCTCATCCTTACCATGGTCTCCTACATTCCAT TGTTTCCTCAGCTCTACTTCCACATGATACGTCAGAGGAAGAAAGTCTTGTGCCATGTGGAGGAGTACAAAACAGAGTAA